A genomic window from Silene latifolia isolate original U9 population chromosome 11, ASM4854445v1, whole genome shotgun sequence includes:
- the LOC141613104 gene encoding uncharacterized protein LOC141613104, producing the protein MCAVARPLYGKEGELLFDGKIGVLPFIEHVPSARRSKNREACTIVTKAVDSITKQVTKDCIINQIIPAIKSKRPANASKNIFIQQDNARPHISDLDPDFKAAVSSDGFNIHIVFQPPNSPDLNINDLGFFRSLQTLQNNEVASTVDELVGNVLTAFIDHDHMKLNFNYLILQSVMVEIIKSRGHNDFKIPHMNKESLLRRGILPTNLSVDVALVRDCLDFLDEKRGGKCIELPKRGNSTFTSSPTRDEVVVTDEVTNADEVTNADEMVVIGALANVGEVAVTNADIPWDVYAT; encoded by the exons CTTTTTGATGGCAAAATAGGAGTTTTGCCCTTCATAGAACATGTTCCATCAGCAAGGAGAAGCAAGAATAGAGAGGCATGCACAATAGTGACTAAGGCAGTTGATTCAATTACGAAACAAGTCACAAAAGATTGCATTATCAACCAGATTATTCCAGCAATCAAGTCGAAACGGCCAGCAAATGCAAGTAAGAACATATTTATCCAACAAGATAATGCAAGACCTCATATTTCTGACCTTGATCCAGATTTTAAGGCTGCTGTCAGCTCAGATGGATTTAACATTCACATTGTTTTTCAACCACCTAATAGTCCAGATTTAAACATTAATGATTTAGGGTTTTTTAGGTCTTTACAAACACTTCAAAATAATGAAGTTGCCTCAACAGTTGATGAACTAGTTGGTAATGTACTTACAGCTTTTATAGATCATGACCATATGAAGTTGAACTTCAATTATCTAATTTTACAGTCAGTTATGGTGGAAATAATAAAATCTAGAGGACACAATGACTTCAAGATTCCTCATATGAACAAGGAGTCATTACTTAGACGTGGAATCCTCCCAACAAACCTAAGTGTTGATGTTGCTTTAGTGAGGGATTGTTTGGATTTTTTGGATGAAAAAAGGGGAGGGAAGTGCATTGAATTACCTAAGAGAGGCAATTCAACATTTACTTCCAGTCCAACCAGAG ATGAAGTTGTTGTTACAGATGAGGTAACAAATGCAGATGAGGTAACAAATGCAGATGAAATGGTTGTTATAGGTGCACTTGCAAATGTAGGTGAAGTGGCTGTTACAAATGCAGATATTCCATGGGATGTCTATGCAACATAA